One Cricetulus griseus strain 17A/GY chromosome 5, alternate assembly CriGri-PICRH-1.0, whole genome shotgun sequence genomic window carries:
- the LOC113830751 gene encoding 40S ribosomal protein S19: MPGVTVKDVNQQEFVRALAAFLKKSGKLKVPEWVDTVKLAKHKELAPYDENWFYTRAASTARHLYLRGGAGVGSMTKIYGGRQRNGVRPSHFSRGSKSVARRVLQALEGLKMVEKDQDGGRKLTPQGQRDLDRIAGQVAAANKKH, from the coding sequence ATGCCTGGAGTCACTGTAAAAGACGTTAACCAGCAGGAGTTCGTCAGAGCCCTGGCAGCCTTCCTCAAAAAGTCCGGGAAGCTGAAAGTCCCCGAATGGGTGGACACAGTCAAGCTGGCCAAACATAAAGAGCTTGCCCCCTATGATGAGAACTGGTTCTACACACGAGCTGCTTCCACAGCACGGCACCTGTACCTCCGCGGTGGTGCTGGGGTCGGCTCCATGACCAAGATCTACGGAGGACGGCAGAGAAACGGTGTCAGACCCAGCCACTTCAGCAGAGGCTCCAAGAGTGTGGCCCGCCGCGTCCTCCAAGCCCTGGAGGGGCTGAAGATGGTGGAAAAGGACCAAGATGGGGGCCGCAAGCTAACACCTCAGGGACAGAGAGATCTGGACAGAATTGCCGGACAGGTGGCAGCTGCCAACAAGAAGCATTAG